In Sus scrofa isolate TJ Tabasco breed Duroc chromosome 12, Sscrofa11.1, whole genome shotgun sequence, the DNA window TGATGGGCGTTCTCCCAGGATCAGGTGGGAAGTGTCTGCTTTCGGGCTCTCTGTTCAGTTGAGGTTTCCCAGCCCCTGGGAAATGCCTCCGCTGACACTCCTGACACTCGCAGACACCCGGTACCCGGCCAAACATGTCCCCGCCTCAGGCCTGGCGCCGGGATCCTTCACGGCTGCAAAGGCCTCTTCTTACCCGGCCGTTGGCCCTCCCGGGTCATCCTACAGCCCCGAGAACTCTACCGACCTGGTCCAAACACCGGGCTGGCAGAGCCGTGTGTCGTGTGAACCCCTGGCCACCTGGCCAGCAGGCCCCACGCGTGGCGAAGCACTGCTGCCCCGGGGTGAAGCCCTACCTGCTGCTGGAGTCTTTgcggggagagaggagaggactcTGGCAGCGCTGGCCTTTTCCTGCAGATGCCATCGCAGAGCCCGAAACAAACCTGAAAGCCCGCAGCAAATTCCTCAGCGGCACTTCCCTGTAAATAAGCCTCAGGAGCTGGCCCTCCGCGTCCAGGTCGGAAATTGGCCTCAACTTTGGGCTTCGGCGGCCTGGCGGTTAGAGAGACGTGAAGCAAGTGATTTCTCCCGGTTGTCCAGTCACGCTGCAGACGCATCGTGTCCCTACACGTCCCCCTTGGGCccctgcccaggcctcctccaCCCGCAGGATCTGTGCGCCCGCCGCCCCCAGCTGCCGTGTCGCCCCCGTGATGTACAGAGTCCCTGTTGATTCATCTCCCGTCCCCATCTCCACAGGCCCTTTCCCGCTTTCCGCCTCCCCACCGACCCCACTCCCACGGCCGGGAGCGAGGGCTGAGCGGCTGGGACGTGTGAGCGGGGCCCCCAGCCCGAGAAACAGGCCGCTCCGCGCCGATGCCCTCACTCGCCTGGAGCTCCTCGGCCTCGCGTGGGGTCCCCGAGGGCAGAGCAGTGGCATCCCAAACGCCTTTTCAAGCCTGAGCCCGTCTGTCCTCTTCCTTCCAGGTTCTTGGAAGTTCTGGCAAAACATACACGTGTTTGGCTTCTTGTCACTACTGCTCGTGTCCGGCCTTTGCCTTCTCGGTGCTGCGGAAGGGTGACAGCCTGCTGGTGAGGATGGGGTGGGCgggccctcccttcccctcccccctcccctccccccctcccccctcccctcccccgcctcacCGCAGTGCTGTAGAGAGCCACACAAAGCAGGAGTCTCACGGCACCTCCTCGAAGCAGAGAACTGATTGTCCTTGACTCCAGCCAGTCACCTCTTTCTGGCTCACCTTCCCAAAAGCAGTGTCGTTTTTAGAACTACCTCAATTCCCCATTTTAATTCCcaagatcacagatgcagccctggggAATCCGCCAGCCCAGTAAAAATCAGACATGGGCAACTTCGaacacccccaaccccagccaggAGCTGTTCCCACGGCACACGAGACAGCCTGGCCCGTAGCCGAGCTTGACTTTCACAGGGCAGGAGGGCACGGCAGTGCCCCCACCCACTGCCCAGGAGTCCAGGGCATCAGGCAGGCATCAGACAGGACTCCTCATCCAGGGGAGCGGGCACTGCCCACCTGAGAGCAGGCAGCTGTGTTTAAGTCTTGCAGCATCTgtgccctcctcccctttcctttaCACCGCTAATCACACGTCTTGGGAATGGGGTGGCGAGCCCACTGTCCCTTTATACAGGATGCCGCCTTCGCAGCTGATGTCACCTGTAAAGTGACAGGACTAAAGCGGGCTGCAATACAGATAGTCTCCCTAGAGGTGGCACAGGCCAGCTCAGGTACGGGTCctaccccctccccaggccccggACTCTAACACAGCAGGTAGGCCCCGAGCCCGTGTACAAAGTGGGGTGAGACCTGTCCCCCTGGGGGGCTGTCAGACGTACCTGAGAGACTCCCAGGAGGAACACAGGCCCCCCAAGGCATGTCAGCTACTGCTCTTAACAGCTGTctgaaggcagaggagagagaatttAGAACTGAAATACAGAGCCCATCTTGGTTTTCAGGGGGGGTTACCTTATTGCCCAGAACAGCAGGCAACGCAAAACTTTTGTCCCCACTGACTTCCAGAGCGCCTTCCTCTGTCCCCCTCTGTGGCAGCTTTTCGGCAGCAAGGTCAAAGGCCCATCATTGCAGGCCCGGCCCCTCTCCCGTGGGTGACGGGGGCGTCAGGGCTTGGCCGGCCTGGCCCTCCCAGTTCTAACTGGCTGTGTGCTTCGTATTCCAGTGCAAGCACCTCCTGGCAGTTTATCTAAGCCAGGTCCTGGGGACCTGTCAGCAGCTCAGCGTCTCTGACAAGCAACTGACCGACTTGTTGATGGAGCGGACGCAGGACGCATAAGAGGAGCAGGTGGAGCCTCGCCGTCTTTCCAAATAGAAGGCCCCTCGGGAAACGCACGCAGCCCGTCCCGCGTGGCTCAcccggaggaggaggagctgggcttggtactgtcccctgccccctggcCTGCGGACGGGACTGCAGGCTGGACTCGGGGTGCGCGTGCAGTTTGACGCCTTCGCGACAAAGCTGAGCCGGCCTCTAGGCCTGGGGGTAAAACATTTCCAGGTGGAATCAAGCATTTTAGACTCGAAAGCCTCATATCACATCAAGTCCACAGTTAGTCAGAGTCCCAAGCGACTAACGTGCTAGTGATTTTGAAGAGGTTGAAATGGCAGGCGAGTCGCTAAGAAGAATGACATTTAGATGAATAAGCGTGCGTTCTTGTTGGGTCCAGAAGAAGatcagaagcaggagttcccatcgtggcgcagtggaaacgaatccagctaggatcctTGAGGCtcctcagatccagcgtggccgtgagccgtggtgtggttTGTctgtgcagctcagatccggcattgctggggctgtggtgcaggacggcagttgcagctctgattcgacccctgggaacgtccatgtgccacaggtgcagccctaaaaagcgaaaaaaacacaaaaaacaaaaaacagagatgTGGCTAAATGGAGCAAATATAAAAAGGCTTGGGCGGGGGGATGGTTTCAACAAGCTTCAGCTACCTGTGGTGGTGCCAAAACAGCTTACTAAACAGGCAGTATTGGAGCTTTATGTCAAGCCGGATGACAGGAGGGCCTAACTCACCTTGTGAAGGAAGCTGTACCTGCTGCTGGGGGTTCGGTCTGAGGACGAGAAGGCCAAAGAGCTTCCCGGAGGGTGCTGGAAGGGAGAGACGCGGGACTCGTGTGGACTCCGAGGGACAGGAAGGGGCTGTGAAGGCGGTGTGGACAGGAGATGGACAGCAGCACGGGCAAGGGCGTCTCGTAGGGGACGCTGTCCACGGAACGGGGCCAGGAAGACAGGCCTCCCCGCCTCCAGGCGGTTCGTGAACCTGCAGCATCCCTGCCAGGGTGCACGTGGAAGCACCCACCGCGTCAGTGAAGACGCAGATGGGGCAGCTGGTTTAGCAGCCGAGGCCGCCCCCGGCCTGGGCCCCCCAGCCAGCCGGAGGAGTGAGTGTTGCGTGAAAGGCCCTTTCTGCTCAGCTGCGGTGTGACCAGCGGAAGCTCTCCGGGCTCCACTGCGTGGGAAACGGGCCCGGCTGTGAACTGAGGCTCCAGGGGGTCTTTGGGATAAAGACTAGCAGGCAGGTGCACCTCTGCATCACAAGCCACGCAGCACCGGAAACgcggtttggggttttttctgagttttatttttattccacctAATATACAGACACAATCACATAATTGTACTTAATAAAGTTTCCAGCAACTTGGCCAAACTTGAACTTGGGAGAGAAGGAAAACCCACTCTCTACCTAAGAGCGTATCCCAACTCCCGTGACAGGACTCAACCTAAGACGCCAGGGGAGCGTCGTTTGCCTCAGTTAAGGCAGCAGTGTCTTGATTAGACGGTTCCTTCTCCTGGTCCCCTTCCTCGGAACAAGTATACACTTTTAGCACGTCCAAATTGCCCACTGCCTCTAAgttaaaaacatttgtatgatgaTAGTTCACGGTGTTTCACAGTAAAATAGTTTCGAGCATCTCCCACCATTGAAAGAGGTGGAACTCGTaccaaaaaagaccccccaaatcAGTCTCTGACAGTCCATTCCAGCCGCAGCATCATCCCCTCGGGAAGAGCGGCCCGAGAGAACCACACGTGCCCTCGCCAACCCCGGGACCCACCAGTAACGGGGACATTTTCACTGGGTAGGTGGCGGCTCCAGGGAGGGCTCCACAGAGGCAGCCGCTGGCGGCTGGGGCCGAGGGGGTCCTTCTCAGAGCGCCGCGGCCCGTCCCGTCAGTGTCCCGTCCCTTCGTCATTGTGAATGCGTGCCTTGGGGACGAGGCCGGAGCCGGGGTCATAGGGGGAGAGCCGGCTGCGCCCCCGCCTGCCCGCCGCCGCTCTTGAGCCCGTCTGTCTGGCAGAGGACGTACCTGGAGATGATTCTGTGAAACGTGGCGCGGAAGTCTCGGTTCCGATAGGCGTACACGATGGGGTTGACGACCGAGTTGGCGTGTGACAGGAGGATGGCCACGTTCATGGCCCACTTGGGCTTCTCCTTTGCCCAGCCCGGGTGGAAAAGCGTGGCACAGTTGATGGCGTGAAGAGGCAGCCAGCACAGGGCGAAGAAGCCCACGATCATGGCCAGGGGCTTGGCCGCGTGGATCTCCCGCTGGAGGACGGTCCGCGAGTGGTCCATGAGCTCCGtgcgctgcagctgccggcaggCCACCGTGAAGATCTTGGCGTAGAT includes these proteins:
- the ZSWIM7 gene encoding zinc finger SWIM domain-containing protein 7, encoding MAVAAGVPTLPAVVEELLSEMAAAVRDGAPISDEHLLSLKFVFGSSAVQALDLVDRKSITLISSPSGRRVYQVLGSSGKTYTCLASCHYCSCPAFAFSVLRKGDSLLCKHLLAVYLSQVLGTCQQLSVSDKQLTDLLMERTQDA